One genomic window of Bradyrhizobium sp. B124 includes the following:
- a CDS encoding NnrS family protein has translation MATMQKLRNYRGPALLSHGFRPFFLFAAIYAGAAIPLWLAIFAGHVSLPTAFAPRDWHVHEMLFGYVGAVVAGFLLTAIPNWTGRLPIQGVPLALLFGSWVAGRAATSFSDIIGWRAALTIDAAFLVLLAAAAAREIVVGRKWNNLKVVAIVSLLAGANIAFHIEAHITGLAEYSTRAGVALVVTLVCVIGGRIVPSFTRNWLARRAPGRLPVPFNRFDAIAMVAGVCAMAAWVIFPTGRSTACALAAAGLLHFARLVRWAGDRTFSDRLVLILHVAYAFVPVGFFLCGLSAVDFVAPGAGLHAWTGGAIGSMTIAVMTRASLGHTGQALKASGLVQAVYAAIVIAAVARVCAAIEPSHSVPLLMVSGIAWTSAFLGFVVAYAPLLCCARKF, from the coding sequence ATGGCCACGATGCAGAAGTTGAGGAACTACAGAGGCCCGGCGCTCTTGTCGCATGGCTTCCGACCGTTCTTCCTGTTCGCCGCCATCTATGCCGGCGCGGCGATTCCGTTGTGGCTTGCGATCTTTGCCGGCCATGTTTCGCTGCCGACGGCGTTCGCGCCGCGAGACTGGCACGTCCATGAGATGCTGTTCGGCTACGTGGGCGCCGTCGTTGCGGGCTTTCTCTTGACCGCGATCCCCAATTGGACGGGACGGCTGCCGATCCAGGGAGTGCCGCTCGCGCTGCTGTTCGGATCCTGGGTCGCCGGACGGGCCGCGACGTCGTTCTCCGATATAATCGGCTGGCGAGCCGCGCTCACGATCGACGCCGCTTTTCTGGTTCTACTCGCGGCGGCGGCCGCGCGGGAAATCGTCGTCGGGCGCAAGTGGAACAACCTGAAGGTCGTCGCGATCGTCTCCTTGCTTGCCGGCGCGAACATCGCCTTCCATATCGAAGCTCATATCACCGGGCTTGCGGAGTATTCGACGCGCGCCGGTGTGGCCCTGGTCGTCACGCTGGTCTGCGTCATTGGCGGCCGGATCGTGCCGAGCTTCACGCGCAACTGGCTCGCGCGCCGCGCCCCCGGACGACTACCAGTTCCTTTCAACCGGTTCGACGCGATCGCGATGGTCGCCGGCGTCTGCGCTATGGCTGCATGGGTGATATTCCCGACGGGTCGGTCAACGGCCTGCGCTCTTGCAGCCGCCGGTCTATTGCATTTTGCTCGTCTGGTGCGTTGGGCCGGAGACCGGACCTTCTCCGATCGCCTCGTCTTGATCCTGCATGTTGCCTACGCCTTCGTGCCTGTTGGTTTCTTCCTCTGCGGACTTTCCGCGGTCGATTTCGTCGCCCCCGGTGCGGGCCTGCATGCCTGGACCGGAGGCGCGATTGGCTCGATGACGATCGCGGTAATGACGCGCGCATCGCTCGGACATACGGGACAGGCGCTCAAGGCTTCAGGGCTCGTTCAAGCCGTCTACGCCGCCATCGTGATCGCCGCCGTCGCACGTGTCTGCGCCGCGATCGAGCCGAGCCACTCCGTTCCCCTTCTGATGGTGTCCGGCATCGCATGGACGTCTGCGTTCCTCGGTTTCGTGGTCGCCTACGCGCCGCTTCTCTGCTGCGCACGGAAGTTCTGA
- a CDS encoding pseudoazurin has protein sequence MRKIATMAAAAALVLATGAARGAEVEVKLLNKGSEGAMMVFEPALVKVAPGDTVKFVATDKGHNAETIKGMLPEGAAAFQGKNGEDIAVKFDQEGIYGVKCLPHYGMGMVAMIVVGSPTNLDQARAVPQVGKAKQVFATLFDKLEASKTAAK, from the coding sequence ATGAGAAAGATTGCGACGATGGCTGCCGCGGCGGCCCTCGTTCTGGCCACGGGCGCCGCACGCGGAGCCGAGGTCGAAGTCAAACTGCTCAACAAGGGAAGCGAGGGCGCCATGATGGTGTTCGAGCCGGCGCTGGTGAAAGTTGCACCGGGCGACACCGTGAAGTTCGTGGCGACCGACAAAGGCCACAATGCCGAGACCATCAAGGGCATGCTGCCCGAGGGCGCGGCTGCGTTCCAGGGCAAGAACGGCGAGGACATCGCCGTGAAGTTCGATCAGGAAGGCATCTACGGGGTGAAGTGCCTGCCCCACTACGGAATGGGCATGGTGGCGATGATCGTCGTCGGGTCGCCCACCAATCTCGATCAGGCCAGGGCTGTGCCCCAGGTCGGCAAGGCGAAGCAGGTGTTCGCGACGCTGTTCGACAAGCTCGAAGCGAGCAAGACCGCGGCCAAGTGA
- a CDS encoding Crp/Fnr family transcriptional regulator, with protein sequence MAAVDRSLVANLPMFAGLSPPEQDELLREARSVRYIKGSAVFDQGTQADRFFLLLHGHLRVEKTTPQGQQTVVRYVSAGELFGVAQAMNMTHYPATSVAAVDSIALAWPSSSWQRLIVKYPTLAASALQTVGSRLQDTQARVIEISNEQVEQRVAHALLRLAKQAGKKVDAGVEIDFPISRQDIAEMTGTTLHTVSRILSAWESEGLVEGGRQRIVLRDAHRLHGLAEGDEAIQVRRRGP encoded by the coding sequence ATGGCCGCAGTCGACCGGTCGCTGGTCGCTAATCTGCCCATGTTCGCGGGGTTGTCTCCCCCCGAGCAGGACGAATTGCTGCGCGAGGCACGTTCGGTCCGTTACATCAAAGGCAGCGCGGTCTTCGACCAAGGCACTCAAGCCGACCGCTTCTTTCTACTGCTGCACGGCCACCTTCGCGTCGAGAAGACGACACCGCAAGGCCAGCAGACCGTCGTGCGCTACGTCTCCGCCGGCGAACTCTTCGGCGTGGCGCAGGCCATGAACATGACGCACTATCCGGCGACGTCTGTCGCCGCCGTCGACAGCATCGCGTTGGCGTGGCCGTCATCGTCGTGGCAGCGCCTGATCGTCAAGTATCCGACGCTTGCCGCGAGCGCGCTACAGACGGTCGGCAGCCGCCTTCAGGACACCCAGGCACGTGTGATCGAGATCTCGAATGAGCAGGTGGAGCAGCGGGTGGCGCATGCGCTGCTGCGCCTGGCCAAGCAGGCTGGAAAGAAGGTCGATGCCGGCGTCGAGATCGACTTTCCGATCAGCCGACAAGACATCGCCGAGATGACCGGAACGACGTTGCACACCGTCAGTCGGATCCTCAGCGCCTGGGAAAGCGAGGGGCTGGTCGAGGGCGGCCGGCAGCGCATCGTGCTACGCGACGCGCATCGGCTGCACGGTCTCGCCGAAGGCGACGAAGCCATCCAGGTACGCCGGCGCGGACCCTAG
- a CDS encoding DUF1858 domain-containing protein codes for MSVDDVVHRWPLTIRVFLDFRMRCVGCPIASFHSIAEACAEHSVDAEVFLPRILDAAA; via the coding sequence ATGTCCGTCGACGACGTGGTGCACCGTTGGCCGCTCACGATCCGCGTTTTCCTGGATTTTAGGATGCGATGCGTCGGCTGTCCGATCGCATCATTTCACTCGATCGCCGAGGCGTGCGCCGAGCACTCCGTTGATGCCGAAGTCTTTCTGCCAAGGATACTGGACGCGGCTGCCTAG
- the nirK gene encoding copper-containing nitrite reductase yields MLTRRTALMGAAIAALMMTAPAVAETADDLKLPREKVTLVAPPAVHPHEQATKSGPKIVEFKLTIREKEVVIDSAGTKFWAMTYDGSMPGPMMVLHEGDYMELTLVNPETNSMPHNIDLHSATGGLGGGALTKVNPGEQVKLRWKATRPGVFVYHCAPEGMIPWHVVSGMHGTVMVLPRDGLKDGAGRSLHYDKIYYIGENDLYVPKDENGKYKTYETVGESYADTTEVMRKLIPTHVVFNGSVGSLTGKNAMTAKVGETVLIVHSQANRDTRPHLIGGHGDYVWETGKFNNPPEKDLETWFVRGGSAGAALYTFREPGIYAYVNHNLIEAVELGAAAHFKVEGKWNDDLMKQVTPPSPVPPDKVGAADPVAVTR; encoded by the coding sequence ATGCTCACGCGAAGGACTGCTTTGATGGGCGCCGCGATCGCGGCGTTGATGATGACGGCACCGGCCGTCGCGGAGACTGCGGACGACCTGAAGCTTCCGCGCGAGAAGGTGACGCTGGTGGCGCCGCCCGCCGTGCATCCTCACGAACAGGCAACCAAGTCAGGCCCCAAGATCGTCGAGTTCAAGCTGACGATCCGCGAGAAGGAGGTCGTGATCGATTCTGCAGGGACCAAGTTCTGGGCGATGACCTACGACGGCTCGATGCCGGGCCCGATGATGGTGCTGCACGAAGGCGACTACATGGAGCTCACGCTGGTCAATCCCGAGACCAACTCCATGCCGCACAACATCGACCTGCATTCGGCGACGGGAGGCCTCGGCGGCGGCGCGTTGACGAAGGTTAATCCGGGCGAGCAAGTAAAGCTGCGCTGGAAGGCCACGCGTCCCGGCGTGTTCGTCTACCACTGCGCGCCCGAAGGCATGATCCCCTGGCACGTCGTGTCGGGCATGCACGGCACCGTCATGGTGCTGCCGCGCGACGGTCTGAAGGACGGCGCGGGCAGGTCGCTACACTACGACAAGATCTACTACATCGGCGAGAACGATCTCTACGTGCCGAAGGACGAGAATGGCAAATACAAGACCTATGAGACGGTCGGTGAATCCTATGCCGACACGACCGAGGTCATGCGCAAGCTGATTCCGACGCATGTCGTTTTCAACGGCAGCGTCGGCTCGCTTACCGGCAAGAACGCCATGACCGCGAAGGTCGGCGAGACCGTGCTGATCGTGCACTCGCAGGCCAATCGCGACACCCGTCCGCACCTGATCGGGGGCCACGGCGACTACGTCTGGGAGACCGGCAAATTCAACAATCCGCCGGAGAAGGACCTCGAGACCTGGTTCGTCCGGGGCGGTTCGGCCGGTGCCGCCCTCTACACTTTCCGCGAGCCCGGAATCTACGCCTATGTGAACCATAACCTGATCGAGGCGGTCGAACTGGGTGCCGCCGCACACTTCAAGGTCGAAGGAAAGTGGAACGATGACCTGATGAAGCAGGTCACCCCTCCCAGCCCCGTCCCCCCCGACAAGGTCGGCGCCGCCGATCCGGTGGCCGTCACCCGGTAG
- a CDS encoding SUMF1/EgtB/PvdO family nonheme iron enzyme, whose amino-acid sequence MLMLMKIKIAMLAGALAAPVLATVLAPPPQVDPEGISRLAPASFSYRAAGDFSRSGKPVEGPLRGLGLPADLLVMKRQVTVAEYDRCVEEGACPRVGSQSGRRDVPIVGVSWHDASTYAAWISLKTGVTHRLPTDEEWTFAAAEKARDEALPLVDPADPAQAWIARYETESNRSRPAETAPQPGGTFGTNSKGLDDLAGNIWEWTDTCFIRASLDGNREQVTNTNCGVRVVEGAHRAYMTDFIRDPKSGGCAAGVPPTNLGFRLIVERPGAAVTDAFRKAVKLLRRA is encoded by the coding sequence ATGCTGATGCTGATGAAGATCAAGATCGCGATGCTCGCCGGCGCGCTGGCCGCGCCCGTGCTCGCGACCGTTCTTGCGCCTCCGCCCCAGGTCGATCCGGAGGGGATCAGCCGCTTGGCGCCCGCCTCCTTCAGCTACCGCGCCGCCGGCGACTTCTCGCGAAGCGGCAAGCCAGTGGAAGGGCCGCTGCGCGGGCTCGGCTTGCCGGCGGACCTGCTCGTCATGAAGCGGCAGGTCACGGTCGCGGAATATGACCGATGCGTCGAAGAAGGCGCCTGTCCGCGCGTCGGATCTCAGTCCGGACGGCGAGACGTTCCGATCGTCGGCGTCAGCTGGCACGACGCTTCAACTTACGCAGCCTGGATCTCTCTGAAGACAGGTGTCACGCATCGGCTGCCAACCGATGAGGAATGGACGTTCGCCGCGGCCGAAAAGGCGCGCGACGAAGCCCTGCCGCTCGTCGATCCCGCCGACCCCGCCCAGGCATGGATCGCGCGCTACGAAACCGAATCGAACCGTTCGAGACCGGCCGAGACCGCTCCGCAGCCCGGCGGCACATTCGGGACCAATAGCAAGGGCCTCGACGACCTGGCCGGCAACATCTGGGAGTGGACGGATACTTGCTTCATCCGCGCCTCGTTGGATGGGAACCGCGAGCAGGTGACGAACACCAATTGCGGAGTACGCGTCGTCGAAGGGGCCCATCGCGCCTACATGACCGACTTCATCCGCGATCCGAAGTCGGGCGGTTGCGCGGCCGGGGTTCCGCCGACGAATCTGGGCTTCCGTCTGATCGTCGAGCGTCCCGGAGCTGCCGTCACCGACGCTTTCCGCAAAGCCGTGAAGCTGCTGCGGCGGGCATAG
- the ccmE gene encoding cytochrome c maturation protein CcmE, whose amino-acid sequence MKRRQRRMLMIGSSLAVLAIAAGLVLNALRDSIVFFTTPTMAAERHIAAGKRFRLGGLVQPGSLTRGDSLAATFSIADGGGSIPVSFRGTLPDLFREGQGVVAEGVLDGAGVFRADIVLAKHDENYMPREVADALKKQGHWKNDTP is encoded by the coding sequence ATGAAACGTAGACAACGACGGATGCTGATGATCGGAAGTTCGCTCGCGGTGCTCGCCATCGCGGCGGGACTTGTCCTCAACGCGCTCCGCGACTCCATCGTGTTCTTCACCACACCCACGATGGCAGCGGAGAGGCACATCGCAGCGGGCAAGCGCTTCCGCCTCGGCGGCCTGGTCCAGCCGGGCTCGCTGACGCGCGGAGACAGTCTGGCCGCCACATTCAGTATCGCTGATGGAGGAGGCAGCATCCCGGTGAGCTTCAGAGGCACCCTCCCCGATCTGTTCAGGGAAGGCCAAGGCGTCGTGGCCGAAGGCGTTCTGGACGGGGCCGGCGTGTTTCGCGCCGACATTGTTCTGGCGAAGCACGACGAAAACTACATGCCCAGGGAGGTGGCCGACGCTCTGAAGAAGCAGGGTCATTGGAAGAACGACACGCCTTGA
- the hemN gene encoding oxygen-independent coproporphyrinogen III oxidase: MRSDLARRYGQDRLPRYTSYPTAPHFNPSIGEAEYRGWLKSISPRRPASIYLHVPFCRSMCWYCGCHTSVTKKDDPIAIYASGLRTEAHLVAESIGHRQPISHIHFGGGTPTIMTPETFADLVGALRYSYFVVPEAEIAVEIDPRTLTEPMTEALGFSGVNRASLGVQSFDPAVQRAINRLQSFDQTARCVEGLRRNGIGKLNFDLLYGLPLQTVSSCLDTVARCIELRPDRFSVFGYAHVPSFKKHQRKIDESALPDSTERHLQSEAIAEALVDAGYVRIGFDHFALPSDELTVAKREGRLRRNFQGYTNDAAETLVGLGASAIGRMPQGFVQNAVATRDYLARIAEERLATVKGYAFTGDDRFRGDIIERVMCDMAVDLSEIARSHGRDPDAAIVDRSRLESLVADGAVTMSDDLISVSTGAEFLVRSLASAFDAHLARSTAIHSRAV, translated from the coding sequence ATGCGCTCGGATCTCGCAAGACGGTACGGTCAGGACCGGCTCCCCCGCTACACCAGCTATCCAACGGCCCCGCATTTCAATCCGTCGATCGGCGAAGCCGAATATCGCGGATGGCTGAAGTCGATCTCCCCACGACGGCCGGCCTCTATCTACCTGCACGTGCCGTTCTGCCGATCCATGTGCTGGTACTGCGGCTGCCACACCTCGGTCACGAAGAAGGACGATCCGATCGCCATCTACGCCTCGGGCCTGCGCACCGAGGCGCATCTGGTTGCGGAGAGCATCGGCCATCGGCAGCCGATCTCGCACATACACTTCGGCGGTGGCACGCCGACGATCATGACGCCCGAGACCTTCGCCGATCTGGTCGGCGCGCTGCGCTATTCCTACTTCGTGGTGCCCGAAGCCGAGATCGCCGTCGAGATCGACCCGCGCACGTTGACCGAGCCGATGACTGAGGCTCTGGGCTTCAGCGGGGTCAATCGCGCCAGCCTGGGCGTGCAAAGCTTCGACCCTGCGGTCCAGCGCGCCATCAACCGCTTACAGAGCTTCGACCAGACTGCCCGGTGCGTCGAGGGCCTGCGAAGGAACGGCATCGGCAAACTCAACTTCGATCTGCTGTACGGGCTGCCGCTTCAGACAGTGAGTTCCTGCCTCGACACCGTCGCGAGGTGCATCGAGCTCCGGCCGGATCGGTTCTCCGTGTTCGGCTACGCGCACGTCCCCTCGTTCAAGAAACACCAGCGCAAGATCGACGAAAGCGCATTGCCTGACAGCACCGAACGACATCTGCAGTCCGAAGCGATCGCCGAGGCGCTCGTCGATGCTGGCTACGTACGCATCGGCTTCGATCACTTCGCGCTCCCCTCGGACGAGCTCACTGTTGCGAAGCGGGAGGGCCGATTGCGGCGGAACTTCCAGGGCTACACCAACGATGCCGCCGAAACGCTTGTCGGCCTGGGCGCAAGCGCCATCGGTCGGATGCCGCAGGGCTTCGTTCAGAACGCGGTCGCGACACGCGACTACCTGGCGCGCATCGCCGAGGAGCGGCTCGCGACCGTCAAGGGCTACGCGTTCACCGGGGACGACCGCTTCCGCGGCGACATCATCGAGCGGGTCATGTGCGACATGGCCGTCGATCTCTCGGAGATCGCCAGGTCGCACGGCCGCGATCCGGATGCGGCCATCGTGGATCGCTCGCGACTCGAAAGCCTCGTCGCGGACGGAGCGGTGACCATGAGTGACGATCTGATCTCGGTAAGCACTGGCGCTGAATTTCTGGTCCGGAGCTTGGCTTCCGCATTCGACGCTCATCTCGCCCGGTCCACGGCGATCCACAGCCGCGCCGTCTGA
- a CDS encoding VWA domain-containing protein has product MLDFLELEETVGRAWHRLVGSTASYPVHPEHAVALADVRSQIAVMFRALGGEKGVQIAGCKARKSGHRLGWRQRIGLGDETLDHPGRDGATIFLPESIAVFADRELNAKLYRWLAAWFAVQPVAPIEAVDPLQRDLLTLRRVCETSALVTARFPGLAETYRRLAGAMVIARPQRPLPRVERDVEAVVMALLGAGETPKGELWTAVVGAGEPPEKAPSGYRPMLPCPLWGDCWIREAVAPQADDDEQPSGAAEEAGPDTRKRFAVREQEDSRAQRDPFILNRFEKILAMAEMVNVDRPSDDGDEDDARKAADDLDELAISRRKGKPASKLRFDLDLPPEAVDAARLEAGRLYPEWNYRTGSYMPDYCRVLTSEASENGEDWQPDDAMLRRIRQVRRQFETLRPRHELVRAQPDGHDLDLDALVRARCDLRAGSGSLERVHLAMRPQGHDLAATLLVDVSLSTDAWVDGHRVLDVEKEALLVLANGLAACGDYHSILTFTSRRRSWVRLETVKAFGEPMTTQVEKRIGALKPGYYTRIGAAVRHAALELAAQPHRKKLLIVLTDGKPNDVDHYEGRFAVEDTRKAIQEARRLGTAVFGVTIDAAAQSYFPTLFGRGGYAIVGNIRRLPAALPAIYRQLTQ; this is encoded by the coding sequence ATGCTCGACTTCCTCGAACTCGAGGAGACCGTCGGGCGAGCCTGGCACCGGCTGGTCGGCTCGACCGCATCCTATCCGGTTCATCCCGAGCATGCGGTGGCGCTCGCCGACGTTCGAAGCCAGATCGCGGTGATGTTCCGCGCCCTCGGCGGCGAGAAGGGCGTACAGATCGCTGGTTGTAAGGCGCGCAAGTCGGGTCATCGGCTCGGATGGCGGCAGCGTATCGGGCTCGGCGACGAAACCCTCGATCATCCCGGCCGCGACGGCGCCACCATATTCCTGCCCGAGAGCATCGCCGTTTTCGCCGATCGCGAGCTTAACGCCAAGCTGTACCGCTGGCTGGCGGCTTGGTTCGCCGTTCAGCCGGTCGCCCCGATCGAAGCGGTCGATCCGTTGCAGCGGGATCTCTTGACGCTGCGTCGGGTATGCGAGACGTCCGCCCTTGTCACTGCCCGGTTCCCAGGACTCGCCGAGACCTACCGACGGCTCGCCGGCGCGATGGTGATCGCCCGTCCGCAGCGCCCATTGCCGCGTGTTGAGCGGGATGTGGAGGCCGTCGTTATGGCGCTGCTCGGCGCCGGCGAGACTCCGAAGGGTGAGCTCTGGACCGCTGTCGTCGGCGCCGGCGAGCCGCCTGAGAAGGCACCGTCCGGATATCGCCCGATGCTGCCTTGCCCGCTGTGGGGCGATTGCTGGATCCGGGAAGCGGTCGCGCCCCAAGCAGACGATGACGAGCAGCCGTCCGGCGCGGCAGAGGAAGCCGGTCCCGACACCCGCAAACGTTTCGCGGTCCGGGAGCAGGAGGACAGCAGAGCTCAACGCGATCCCTTCATCCTTAACCGCTTCGAGAAGATCCTGGCGATGGCGGAGATGGTCAACGTCGACCGCCCTTCCGACGACGGCGATGAGGATGACGCCCGCAAGGCAGCCGACGACCTCGACGAACTCGCGATCTCGCGACGCAAGGGCAAGCCCGCAAGCAAGCTGAGGTTCGACCTCGACCTGCCGCCGGAAGCCGTCGATGCCGCGCGGCTCGAGGCGGGGCGGCTCTATCCGGAATGGAATTATCGCACCGGCAGCTACATGCCGGATTACTGCCGCGTTCTGACCTCGGAGGCGAGCGAGAACGGAGAAGACTGGCAGCCGGACGACGCCATGTTGCGGCGGATCCGGCAGGTGCGCCGTCAGTTCGAAACGCTGCGGCCCCGTCATGAACTGGTGAGAGCGCAGCCCGATGGGCACGACCTCGATCTCGACGCGCTGGTCCGCGCGCGATGCGACCTCCGCGCGGGCAGCGGCTCGCTGGAGCGCGTCCATCTGGCGATGCGCCCGCAGGGTCATGACCTGGCCGCCACGCTGCTGGTCGACGTATCGCTCTCGACCGACGCCTGGGTGGACGGACATCGCGTACTGGACGTCGAGAAAGAGGCACTACTGGTGCTGGCTAACGGCCTCGCGGCGTGCGGCGACTACCACAGCATTCTGACGTTCACCTCACGCCGTCGTTCGTGGGTCCGGCTCGAGACCGTCAAGGCCTTCGGCGAACCGATGACAACGCAGGTCGAGAAGCGAATCGGGGCACTCAAGCCGGGATACTACACTCGCATCGGTGCTGCGGTCCGACATGCCGCCTTGGAGCTCGCCGCCCAGCCGCATCGCAAGAAGCTGCTGATCGTACTCACCGATGGCAAGCCCAACGATGTGGATCATTACGAAGGTCGGTTCGCCGTCGAAGACACCCGTAAGGCGATCCAGGAAGCCCGGCGGCTGGGAACGGCCGTGTTCGGCGTCACCATCGATGCCGCCGCGCAGAGCTACTTTCCGACGCTGTTCGGGCGCGGCGGCTACGCCATCGTCGGCAACATCAGGCGGCTGCCGGCGGCGCTGCCTGCGATCTATCGCCAACTGACACAGTAA
- a CDS encoding CbbQ/NirQ/NorQ/GpvN family protein produces MKSSVHAIARSSPAIPAYTPSGNECALFEHAWRRRLPVLLKGPTGCGKTRFVAHMAARLDLPLHTVACHDDLTAADLTGRYLLKGGDTVWTDGPLTRAVREGGICYLDEVVEARKDVTVVLHPLTDDRRILPLERTGEELRAPPGFMLIVSYNPGYQSLLKALKPSTRQRFIALEFDFLPAEQEIAVVSAESELPPDRVRPLVQLAGRLRALKGHDLEEGVSTRLIVYCATLIAAGVSVGDAVRAGMIEPLTDDADVKAALVEVARAVIG; encoded by the coding sequence ATGAAATCATCGGTTCACGCGATCGCCCGCTCCTCGCCAGCTATTCCAGCTTATACGCCGAGCGGCAACGAATGCGCTCTGTTCGAGCACGCTTGGCGTCGTCGGCTGCCCGTTCTGCTCAAGGGTCCGACCGGCTGCGGCAAGACGCGGTTCGTCGCCCATATGGCGGCCCGCCTTGACCTGCCGCTGCACACCGTCGCGTGCCATGACGATCTCACTGCGGCGGATCTTACCGGGCGCTACCTGCTCAAGGGAGGTGACACGGTCTGGACGGACGGGCCTCTGACCCGCGCCGTCCGCGAGGGCGGCATCTGCTATCTCGACGAGGTGGTGGAAGCGCGCAAGGACGTCACCGTCGTGCTGCATCCCCTGACCGACGACCGACGCATCCTGCCTTTGGAGCGCACCGGGGAGGAACTCCGCGCGCCTCCAGGTTTCATGCTGATCGTATCGTACAACCCCGGTTATCAGAGCCTCCTGAAGGCGCTCAAACCCTCGACCCGGCAGCGTTTCATCGCCCTCGAATTCGACTTCCTGCCCGCGGAGCAGGAGATCGCGGTGGTCTCCGCCGAGAGCGAGCTTCCGCCGGATCGCGTGCGCCCGCTGGTGCAGCTTGCAGGGCGACTGCGCGCGTTGAAGGGCCACGACCTGGAGGAAGGTGTCTCGACCCGCCTCATCGTCTACTGCGCCACGCTCATCGCCGCCGGTGTTTCGGTGGGCGACGCCGTTCGCGCCGGCATGATCGAGCCTCTGACGGACGATGCCGACGTCAAGGCGGCGCTGGTTGAAGTCGCACGTGCCGTGATCGGGTGA
- a CDS encoding cbb3-type cytochrome c oxidase subunit I — MKYQTQKVAMLYFYGALTLFLAQVAFGLVAGTIYVLPNTLSVLLPFNIVRMIHTNALIVWSLIGFMGATYYLLPEETENELFSPLLAKIQFWMFFGAAGVAVVGYLFHYHEGREFLEQPFPIKVGIVVVCLMFLFNVTMTALKGRKTTVTNILLFGLWGVAIFFLFAFYNPANLAVDKMYWWYVVHLWVEGVWELIMASVLAFLMIKLNGIDREVVEKWLYVIIGLALFSGILGTGHHFYWIGAPGYWQWIGSLFSTLEVAPFFTMVIFTVQMTWKAGRKHPNRAALLWSVGCSVMAFLGAGVWGFLHTLSSVNYYTHGTQVTAAHGHLAFFGAYVMLNLAVMAYAIPQLKERAPYNQWLSMASFWIMTTAMMVMTFALTFAGIIQVHLQRVLGQSYMEVQDQLAMFYWVRLGSGVFVVISAAMFVWAVLVPGRARQPAISSALQPAE; from the coding sequence ATGAAATACCAGACCCAGAAGGTCGCGATGCTGTACTTCTACGGCGCGCTGACACTGTTCTTGGCACAGGTCGCGTTCGGCCTGGTTGCCGGGACCATCTACGTTCTTCCGAACACCTTGTCCGTCCTGCTTCCCTTCAACATCGTCAGGATGATCCACACCAATGCACTGATCGTGTGGTCGCTGATCGGCTTCATGGGAGCGACCTACTATCTCCTTCCGGAGGAAACGGAAAACGAACTGTTCAGCCCACTTCTCGCCAAGATCCAGTTCTGGATGTTCTTCGGCGCCGCGGGCGTCGCGGTCGTGGGCTATCTCTTCCACTATCATGAGGGCCGCGAATTCCTCGAGCAGCCGTTCCCGATCAAGGTCGGGATCGTCGTTGTCTGCCTGATGTTCCTGTTCAACGTCACGATGACGGCGCTCAAGGGACGAAAGACGACGGTCACTAATATTTTGCTGTTCGGCCTGTGGGGCGTTGCAATCTTCTTTCTGTTCGCCTTCTACAACCCGGCCAACCTCGCGGTCGACAAGATGTATTGGTGGTACGTCGTCCATCTCTGGGTCGAAGGCGTCTGGGAGCTGATCATGGCGTCCGTGCTGGCCTTCCTGATGATCAAGCTCAACGGCATCGATCGCGAGGTCGTCGAGAAGTGGCTGTATGTCATCATCGGTCTCGCGCTGTTCTCCGGCATCCTCGGCACCGGACATCACTTCTACTGGATCGGCGCTCCCGGCTACTGGCAGTGGATCGGCTCGCTGTTCTCCACGCTCGAGGTTGCGCCGTTCTTCACGATGGTGATCTTCACGGTGCAGATGACCTGGAAGGCCGGCCGGAAACACCCGAACCGCGCGGCACTGCTGTGGTCGGTCGGTTGCTCGGTGATGGCGTTCCTCGGTGCCGGCGTCTGGGGCTTCCTGCACACGCTGTCGTCGGTGAACTACTACACCCACGGCACCCAAGTGACCGCGGCGCACGGGCATCTCGCTTTCTTCGGCGCCTACGTCATGCTGAATCTGGCGGTGATGGCCTACGCGATCCCGCAATTGAAGGAGCGCGCTCCGTACAACCAGTGGCTCAGCATGGCCAGTTTCTGGATCATGACCACGGCCATGATGGTGATGACGTTCGCGCTGACCTTCGCAGGGATCATCCAGGTCCATCTGCAGAGGGTGCTCGGCCAGAGTTACATGGAAGTGCAGGACCAGCTTGCGATGTTCTACTGGGTGCGCCTCGGTTCCGGCGTATTCGTGGTCATCTCCGCCGCGATGTTCGTGTGGGCGGTGCTCGTGCCCGGCCGCGCGAGGCAACCCGCGATCTCGTCCGCGCTTCAGCCGGCCGAATAG